AGGCATGTTGAGCGTCTCAGGCCGCCGCAGTCCATCATCTTCACTTTGTAAACGGAGCAGTTTCCTTGCTCGGCGGCTGCTCAACCCCCATCCGCCAGACCATCACGATCTCCTCTCCTCCACCCTGCGACACAGACCGTTATCCCGGCGACGAAGTGCTTCGTAGCTGGAGAAGCTCCGCCGCACACAACTTTTCCATCAAGCTCAAATCCAGTGAGGCTGCAGACGTCAGCCCTAACCTTTCTTCTACATGGGCCAGGCCCATGTTGTTTTCAAGAGGTATCAGTCCAGTTTCTATCTCTCAAAGTATTAATTTTATTGAGAGGACCAGACCCAAAAATTGCTTTGCGGCCTTGGTTTTATTTATACCAATGATCTCTGGTGGGTTCACCGAGGCTTTGGTCCGATCTAGAGTTCGTATTACGCCATATATGTCTGTTCTAAAGAGATTTTCATCCTCGTAGTTGCCGGTGGGTTCATCAGCACCATCATCAAAGACCTTTCTCATGAGAAGTGTCACCTCTCCTGCAATAAAGCAGATGAAATTGCCAAAATCCCTAACCGTTTTGTTATCTTGCGGAGCGGTCTGTACGGGGCCTAAAGATGCAACGGGTTTCGTTTCGACGATATTCCGAGGTGTGGATTGGTTATCAACGTCACGATTTAATGTGACTATGTTTCAACTTTCCGGCGGTGCCGTGAAATTTACCTTGACGCATTCGAGCTGTTCTCTGAATTCGCTGTCGATTTATCCTAGAGGTTTCTCAACATCTATCAGTTATGTTGCATTGTTTTACTGTTTTGCTTCTAGTGCTAAGATTGTCTCTTCTTCAAAGTATAATCCGGAAGTTTAAGTATTAATGAAAgctgtgtttcaaaaaaaaaaaaaacaagttatcttactatgatttaaaaatatatatttgctcATTAATTAAAACGACTAACAAACCAAGCattgttatataatttttatttaaatatttgatatttgttttgtacttgcaaataatttaaattgatgaAGTTAGGTTGGTGGGCCAAGTGATTGGAAGACTGTATAAGCAATGGATTCTTTGAGAAATTTCCTCCAGGATACGTAGTATATAGTTTAGAAAGGAAGGTGATAAGGATGAATATAATGATTTGATCCAAAACTAGAAGCAAACATTAATGGGGTTGATTCAtgattgacatttttttttcaaaaaagaagaagagaaaaaaaaaaggttagatTGCTTTTTGAACaaagcaaaataaataattatattccgGTTGGGATTCAATCCACCattgattaaaatttaaaagaagatCCCTTGACCtcttgagaagaagaagaacaaccaCAGATCTCCAGGAGTCCTTGTCGTTACAATATAAAAGGTGGGATTTGTCTATCGTAGTTCTCcatctatttgatttttatgaaaaaaggTCAATCTTACAGtaaagtgtatatatatgtgtgttttgTATCTCTTTATGCTTAACTTTGTCTCTTGTGCTTATTGTATCTACTGTCTCATCAATGAAATTCATAGCTGGAAAAAAAGGAGATTTAAATCTGGGAAAAACTAATAGTATAATAGAAAGATGGGTAGATCCGTCAAGAGTTTGTCTTTGagcataataataaattttggtaACGTACGGTAAGTCAGGAGGAGTCGGTGGATGGCAAGAAACGTGATTGAATCTTAATCTTCTTTCTTAAACGTGTTATGATTGATAACAGCGCCGCCTACTCTTTTGCCTGTAAACCGCTTCACGAAACTTACTGCCAACCTATAGTTGCCCACATACGTACATTTTCTGCATGTTGATAATCATTCTCTTCTGATACCACAAAGTTTTTGCAGTTCTCTCTATTGTGATAGCCATTGGTACATTTGCATGTTGAATCagttctctttttctttctttggaaaAGAGGATAAGATTCCAAAATTTCtgaatctttcttttttcttttattcaaGGTACTGATCTTGAGCTTCAAGTTTGGAATCTGAATAAAGTTTTGATGGGAGGAGGGAACTCTAAAGAAGACTGGAGGCAAGAGccgccatcatcatcatcatcatcatcatcatgggCTTCTCATCAAAGTTATCCTCAGTCTGGACCAGGCAGCTACAACTATCCTCCTCCACCCTCTTATTCTCCAGCTCCCAGCTTTGGTGGTCATCCGCCTTCTTATAGTCAAGAAGAGCAGGGCTATGCTTATCCTTATCCTCCCCCACAGCCACAACCACAGCCTTCACAGACTCATGCTGCTCCTTCTGATAGAAAAAAGTTTGATCGGAGGTATTCCAAAATATCTGATAATTACGTTTCTTTAGATCAGGTGAGAGCTTCTTTCTCTTTAACAAGtgatgaatgaatgaatgatacACAAACAGTTTTGGATTTGCCTTAAAAAAATTGGTGAATTATGAGTCTGATTCCAGGTGTCAGAGGCTCTAGGGCGTGCAGGTCTTGAATCTTCTAATCTAATCCTTGGTATTGATTTCACCAAAAGCAATGAGTGGACAGGTTTGGTTTGAGTTTCTCTTTCTTCATCTAGGTCAAGGAGAGGACATGCTAAGCTAGGCTAATCATCATCATTTTGGTTTGCGTGCTGCAGGAGCCAAGTCCTTCAGTAAGAAAAGCTTGCATCATATCAGCAATACTCTCAATCCTTACGAGCAAGCTATCACTATCATTGGAAGGACCTTGGCCGCCTTTGACGAGGACAACTTGATTccttgttttggttttggtgacgGTAAATCACCCACCTGCTTACTTGGTCTTTGTTATTTCATTTCAGAGAATTAATGGCTTATATATCATCAACATTTTGCCCTCCTCCTGATCTCTCTTTTTGCAGCATCAACTCATGATCAAGACGTGTTTAGTTTCTATCCAGAGGGTAGATCCTGTAATGGATTTGAACAAGTTTTGGCTCGCTACAGAGATATTGTACCTCACCTTAAGCTCGcaggtttcttttttttttttttttctcgcctGCCCTAGCTTTCTCTATCCCCAAACGTTAAGTAATTAGAGCGGTGtgtattgtatttttcaggACCGACATCTTTTGCACCCATCATTGAAATGGCGATGACAGTGGTTGAGCAGAGTAGTGGCCAATATCATGTGTTAGTGATCATAGCCGATGGACAGGTTAATATTTTTGATGCCTAAGTTGTGGTGTGATCCCTCTGATCTCTCTGTGTCTAAGGATATCAATTTGGAATCAATCAATCTCAGGTAACAAGAAGTGTGGATACGGAACATGGACAGTTAAGTCCCCAAGAACAGAAGACTGTCGATGCAATTGTGAAAGCAAGGTGTGTGAATATCTACTACTAGTatgtttcaattttatttatgtttgtaGGTGTTATGTAATCAGTTCcttcattttattttgtgttgCAGTGCACTTCCTTTGTCAATAGTGTTAGTTGGGGTGGGGGATGGACCATGGGACATGATGCAGGAATTTGATGATAACATACCTTCCCGAGCTTTTGATAACTTCCAAGTAACCTCCTTCTTTTGTAACATCTTGTAACATCAAAGATTGATTGTTACATTTGCCCCATCTCTCTTTTATCTGTTTATAGTTTGTGAACTTCACGGAGATCATGTCGAAGAACAAAGAGCAGTCTCGGAAGGAGACAGAATTCGCACTCTCTGCTCTCATGGAGATTCCTCCCCAGTACAAAGCCACCATAGAGCTTGGCCTTTTAGGGTAATTAATtaaccaaaaccacaaaagcTTTGAAACGGCTGTATTGTTATGAAAGTTGTTTTTATCAACTTTATTCTTCACATTTTGCCAGGCGAAGAAATGGGAATATCCCAGAGAGAATCCCACTTCCACCTCCGGTGCAGGGCGGATCAACATTCTTCAACCCATCAAAAGCTTCCCCAACACCTAGTTTTGAACCGAGTGTACCTACTTATCCGATGGAAGGCAAGGATGTGGACGATAATCAGGTAAAATAGTAGAAACGTCGAATGTGTGaaatgttttctttatataaactTTCAAAAAGTTGGTTTTTGTGTGAACAACAACAGCTATGCCCGATATGTCTGAGCAATCCCAAAAACATGGCGTTTGGTTGCGGCCATCAGACATGTTGTGAGTGCGGACCAGGCCTTACGGTGTGTCCTATTTGTCGTGCACCCATCCAGACAAGAATTAAGCTCTACTAACAACAACCATCTCTCtctgtaaaatatataataataagaaaacaaatgtGTGTTCTTTTGTTCTTTGACTGGATTCCGAAACCCTTAGCTTGTtggcattaaagcaatattgttatattttttgaacttttttcaatatttttgaactttttacgttaaacgctttGTATACTGgctactttttatttttgttctaaatTTACGAacgacattctaaatttgtattaatgtatgttaaactctatttcatggtatgtGTGAATCGTTctagtttttatcaattaattagtaaaacttcataatactatctaaatcagtggaataacaactataaaatcgctattctcttgagaaacagagacaacaaaagttccaagcctctttgaacatcattatatgttagcgAGGATGCAACTATCCATTAAAATATAtccattaaaatatattgtcatattttttttattttttctccaaatctatgtataaattgctacgaatatattgagttttacgtacgcactatatactaaagcctatactttttagtgttgttttcaaaattttaaccacattctacatttgtattaatgtatgttaaactctctttcatgatgcatggaaatcgttctaattttttatctgttaatttaataaaacttcataatactccctaaagcggtggactaaccactataaaatcgctatttttctagagaaacggagacaacaaaggttctaaacctccttgaacatcataatatgttagtgcaagatgcaactatgcataaaaacaatattgtcattttttttaattttctaaatatctatgtgtttttcggtaaatgctctatatattcaagcctataatctttagtggtgttttaaaatttttaaccacatttacatttgtatcaatgtattttaaactccctttcatggtacataggcattttttctaattttttttatcaattaatttagtaaaacttcatataatccctaaatcagtggactaaccattataaaatcgctattttctagaaaaacgtagacaacaaaggttacaagcatctttgaccatcatcatatgttagtttaggatgaaactatgcattaaagaaatattgttatattttttgaatttttctgaaatctatgtgttaacccctacgaaaatattgagttttacgttaaacgctctatatactgaagccaaaactttttagtgttgttttacaaatttcaaaccacattccacatttgtattaatgtatgttaaactctatttcatggtatatgggaatcatcataatttttttatcaattaatttagtaaaacttcataatactccctaaatcgatggaataaccactataaaatcactattttcttgaaaaacagaaacaacaagggctccaaacctctttgaacatcatcatctgttagtgcaggatgcaactatgcattaagacaatattctcatatttttcgaaattttctaaaaaactacgaaaatattgagtttttggtaaatgctttatatattgaagcctataatcattagtgttgttttaaaatttataaccatattctacatttgtattaatgtatgctaaactctctttcatggtacatgagcatcgtccaattgttttaataaataaatttagtaaagcttcatatactccctaaattagtggactaaccattataaaatcgctattatatagaaaaactgagacaacaaaggtttcaaacctctttgaccatcataatatattagtacaagaggcaactatgcattaaagcaatattgttatatttttgaatttttctcaaaatctatgtgttaactcccctatgaaaatattgagttttacaaTAAACGCTCTATACACTGAACCTTATACTTTTTATTGCTGTTCTAAATTTTCTAacgacattctaaatttgtattatttaaactctctttcatggtatatggaaatcgttctaatttttttaatcaattatttagtaaaacttcataataatatctaaatcagtggaataaccactataaaatcgctattctcttgagaaaCAGAGACATTAAAGGTTCCAAgcatctttgaccatcatcatatgttagtgcatgatgcaactatccgttaaaaaatattatcatattttttgaaattttctccaaatctatgtataaattgctacgaaaatattgagttttacattAAATGCACTATATAATAAAGCCTATACTTTTTAGTgctgttttcaaaattttaaccacattctacatttgtattaatgtatgctaaactctatttcatggtacatgagcatcgttcaattgtttttagaaattaatttagaaaaacttcaaatactccataaattaatggactaaccattataaaatcgctattctctagagaaatggagacaacaaaagtttcaaacctctttgaccatcatcacatattagtacatgaggcaactatgcattaaaataatattattatatttttttctcaaaatctatgtgttaactaacccctacgaaaatattgagttttacgttaaacgctctatatactgatgtttatactttttagtgttgttttaaaatttctaaccacattctatatttgtattaatgtatgttaaactcgaTTTCGTgatatatgggaatcgttataatttttttaacaattaatttaggaaaactttataatactccctaaatcagtggaataaccactataaaatcgcaattttcttgaaaaactgagacaaagaaggctccaaacctatttgaaaatcatcatatgttagtgcaggatgcagcTATGCatgaaaacaatattgtcatattttttgaatttttttcaaaatctatgtgttaactaacccctacacaaatattgagttttatgttaaacgctctatatactgaagcttatactttttagtgttgttttaaaatttctaaccaattccacatttgtattaatgtatgttaaactctctttcgtggtatatgggaatcgttataattttttatcaattaatttagtaaaactttataatactccctaaatcggtgaaataaccactattaaatcgctaatttcttgaaaaacagagacaaagaaggttccaaacctatttgaacatcatcatatattagttcaggattcaactatgcattaaaacaacattgtcatatttttcgaaattttctccaaatctatgtgtaacccctacgaaaaatattgagtttttggtaaatgttttatatactgaaaccaataatctttagtgttgtttaaaaatttctaaccacattatacatttgtattaatgtatgctaaactctatttcatgttacatgagcatcgttcaattttttttagaaaataatttagtaaaacttcttatactccctaaattagtggactaacccttataaaattgctattctctagagaaatggagacaacaaaggtttcaaacctctttgaccatcatcatataataGTACATgaggaaactatgcattaaagcaatattgttatattttttgaatttttctcaaaatctatgtgttaaacaatacgaaaatattgagttttacgttaaacgctctatatacggaaacttatactttttagtgttgttttataatttctaaccacattctacatttgtattaatgtatgttaaactctctttcgtggtagatgggaatcattataatttgttttatcaattgATTTAGTAAagctttataatactccctaaatcggtggaataaccaataaaacatcgctaatttcttgaaaaacggagacaaagaaggctccaaacctattaaaacattatcatatgttagtacatgaagcaactatgcattaaaaaaatattatcatatttttcgaaattttctcaaaatctatgtgttaacccctacaaaaatattgagttttacgttaaactctctatatactaaagcttatactttttcgtattgttttataattttaaaccaaattctaaatttgtattaatgtatgttaaactctctttcgtggtatatgagaatcgttataatttttttatcaattaatttagtaaaactttataataaccactataaaatcactaatttcttgaaaaacggagacaaagaaggctccaaacctatttgaacattatcatatgttagtacaaGATGAAACTATTcagtaaaacaatattttcatatttttcgaaattttcctaaaatctacggaaaatattgagtttttggtaaatgctttatatactgaaatctataatctttagtgttgttttaaaatttctaaccacattccacatttgcattaatgtatgataaactctatttcatggtacatgagtatCGTTCAATTTGTTagagaaattaatttagtaaaacttcaaatattccttaaattagtggactaaccattataaaatcgctattctctagagaaatggagacaacaaaggttccaaacatctttgaccatcataatattttagtacatgaggcaactatgcatttaagcaatattgttatattttttttttcaaaatctatgtgccaACTagcccctacgaaaatattgagttttacgttaaacgctctatatactgaagcttatacttttcagtgttattttaaaatttttaatcacattctaaatttgtattaatgtatgttaaactctatttcgtggtatatgggaatagttataatttttttatcaattaattttgtaaaactttataatactctctaaataggtggaataaccactataaaatcgctaatttcttgaaaagcggagacaaagaaggctccaaacctatttgaacattatcatatgttagtgcaggaagcaactatacattaaaaaaatattgtcatatttttcgaaattttctcaaaacagATAAGAAGAGATGCGACTACCaccccctacgaaaaatattgagtttttggtaaatgctttatatactgaaacctataatctttagtgttgtttttaaatttctacccacattctacatttgtaaatGTATCTTAagctctatttcatggtatatgagcatcgttcaacttttttagaaattaatttagtaaaacttcatatactccctaaattggtgactaaccattataaaatcgctattctcttgagaaatagagacaacaaaggttccaaatctctttgaccatcatcatataataGTACATggggcaactatgcattaaagcaatattgttatatttttagaatttttctcaaaatctatgtgttaaccccaacgaaaatattgagttttacgttaaacgctctatacaCTGAAGCTTATacctttttagtgttgttttataatttctaaccacattctacatttgtattaatgtatgataaactctctttcgtggtatatgggaatcgttataatttttttttatcaattgatttagtaaaactttataatactccctaaatcagtgaaataaccactattaaatcgctaatttcttgaaaaatggagacaaagaggttccaaacctattttacatttgtattaatgtatgctaaaatctttagtgttgtttttggtaaatactttatatactgaaactaataatttttagtgttgttttaaaatttctaaccactttttacatttgtattaatgtatgctaaactctatttcacggtacatgagcatcgttcaattttttttagaaaataatttagtaaaatttcttatactccctaaattagtggactaaccattataaaatcgctattctctagagaaatggagacaacaaaggttacaaacatctttgaccatcatcatatattagtacaggtggcaactatgcattaaaacaatattgttatattttttgaatttttctcaaaatctatgtgttaatgcctacgaaaatattgagttttacgttaaacgctttatatactgaagcttataatttttagtgttgttttataatttctaacgacattctacatttgtattaatgtatgtttaactctctttcattgtatatgggaatcgtttcAATTtcttaatcaattaatttagtaaaactttataatactccctaaatcgatggaataaccactattaaatcgctaatttcttgaaaaacagagacaaagaaggttccaaacctatttgaacatcatcatatattagttcaggattcaactatgcattaaaacaacattgtcatatttttcgaaattttctccaaatctatgtgtaacccctacgaaaaatattgagtttttggtaaatgttttatatactgaaaccaataatgtttagtgttgtttaaaaatttctaaccacattctacatttgtattaatgtatgctaaactctatttcatgttACATGAGCATCGTCcaattgttttaataaataaatttagtaaagcttcatatactccctaaattagtggactaaccattataaaatcgctattatatagaaaaactgagacaacaaaggtttcaaacctctttgaccatcataatatattagtacaagaggcaactatgcattaaagcaatattgttatatttttgaatttttctcaaaatctatgtgttaactcccctatgaaaatattgagttttacaataaacgctttatatactgaagcttataatttttagtgttgttttataatttctaacgACATtcaacatttatattaatgtatgttaaactctctttcgttgtatatgggaatcgttttaattttttaatcaattaatttagtaaaactttataatactccctaaatcggtggaataaccactattaaatcgctaatttcttgaaaaacggagacaaagaaggctccaaacctatttgaacatcatcatatattagttcaggatgcaactatgcattaaaactatatagtcatatttttcgaaattttctcaaaaattatgtgttaacccctacgaaaaatattgagtttttagtaaatgctttatatacagaAACCAATACTGAAACCAATAATCTTTagtcttgttttaaaatttctaatcacattcttaatttgtattaatgtatgctaaactctatttcatggtacatgagcatcgttcaatttttttagaaaataatttactaaaacttcttatactccctaaattagtggagtaacccttataaaatcgctattctctagagaaatgaagacaacaaaggttccaaacctctttgaccatcatcatatattagtacatgagtcaactatgcattaaagcaatatttttatattttttgaacttttctaaatatctatgtgttaatccctacgaaaatatcgagttttacgttaaacgctctatatactgaagcttatactttttagtgttgttttataatttctaaccaaattctacatttgtattaatgtatattaaactttattttg
This region of Brassica napus cultivar Da-Ae chromosome C5, Da-Ae, whole genome shotgun sequence genomic DNA includes:
- the LOC125587741 gene encoding E3 ubiquitin-protein ligase RGLG1-like isoform X2, with translation MGRSVKSLSLSIIINFGNGTDLELQVWNLNKVLMGGGNSKEDWRQEPPSSSSSSSSWASHQSYPQSGPGSYNYPPPPSYSPAPSFGGHPPSYSQEEQGYAYPYPPPQPQPQPSQTHAAPSDRKKFDRRYSKISDNYVSLDQVSEALGRAGLESSNLILGIDFTKSNEWTGAKSFSKKSLHHISNTLNPYEQAITIIGRTLAAFDEDNLIPCFGFGDASTHDQDVFSFYPEGRSCNGFEQVLARYRDIVPHLKLAGPTSFAPIIEMAMTVVEQSSGQYHVLVIIADGQVTRSVDTEHGQLSPQEQKTVDAIVKASALPLSIVLVGVGDGPWDMMQEFDDNIPSRAFDNFQFVNFTEIMSKNKEQSRKETEFALSALMEIPPQYKATIELGLLGRRNGNIPERIPLPPPVQGGSTFFNPSKASPTPSFEPSVPTYPMEGKDVDDNQLCPICLSNPKNMAFGCGHQTCCECGPGLTVCPICRAPIQTRIKLY
- the LOC125587741 gene encoding E3 ubiquitin-protein ligase RGLG1-like isoform X1; amino-acid sequence: MGGGNSKEDWRQEPPSSSSSSSSWASHQSYPQSGPGSYNYPPPPSYSPAPSFGGHPPSYSQEEQGYAYPYPPPQPQPQPSQTHAAPSDRKKFDRRYSKISDNYVSLDQVSEALGRAGLESSNLILGIDFTKSNEWTGAKSFSKKSLHHISNTLNPYEQAITIIGRTLAAFDEDNLIPCFGFGDASTHDQDVFSFYPEGRSCNGFEQVLARYRDIVPHLKLAGPTSFAPIIEMAMTVVEQSSGQYHVLVIIADGQVTRSVDTEHGQLSPQEQKTVDAIVKASALPLSIVLVGVGDGPWDMMQEFDDNIPSRAFDNFQFVNFTEIMSKNKEQSRKETEFALSALMEIPPQYKATIELGLLGRRNGNIPERIPLPPPVQGGSTFFNPSKASPTPSFEPSVPTYPMEGKDVDDNQLCPICLSNPKNMAFGCGHQTCCECGPGLTVCPICRAPIQTRIKLY